The sequence ataattaatcaattggGAATtaatatttgagaaaaataatgaaGAAATGTAATGTCAGTTGTGTGTCCGGGAGATGAAAAATACACTAAAATATAGAGTATTAGATAACTCAAGGGATTTACTGATCACCAAGTGTACGGCATGGGTTTCATTCATAAAATGTTGCACTGTACAGCAAGCACAACACAAGAGCAAGTTTTCATGGCGTTGGTTTCCTCCCACAGAATGAACAGGTAGGAAAATAACTAATTcggaaattttgaaggaaaaaacaTTAAAACAGAACATCTAGTTCTGATAATCAAGTAGATTGTACAACACCGTtcagaagaaaagaaaagcaaGCCACACGTCGATGATACGAATTCAGAATACAAATAAGGAGCCACTGCAAACCAAGTGAACAATGAGTTTTTAGTAAAGAACTTACTGTACAGGTGACTGACTGTACATGAAATCTCGAGTGTCAGATGAAACAAAGCCTGAGCGATTGCGATTTCCATTTTCggaataaaatttattcatctTCTAACTCTACAATCTGTGCCCTCCTTTCAGCTGCTTTCTTCCTGATAAAGATGCCCCACCTCATTGCGGCCTTAATCTTCAGCCAACCCACAAATGCCTTACCAGAACCAGAACGGGTTCGATCCTCACTATAACTGAAGCTAGTAGATGGTGATGGGGGGGCGTAAGGAGGGAAACTGTATCCATCTTCATTCACATTTATAGAGGCATTGCCTCCCATGTTGAAAAGGCGAATCAAGTCCTGCATTTCTTCGTTCTCTAGCAGTTCATGACTCTTTAAACGAATTTCATCTTCTGACAAGAAGTCATCAACGCCTTTTTCTCGGTTACTGGACCAGTCTTCGAAAGGATTTATATTAGCTTGGAAGGATGACTGAGGAGGGCCGAGGGCAAGCCCAGCCCGAATATCATATGTGGTGCTTTGGATTTGGTTTGAAAGATTGAGTGGCGGGTTGTGCTCAGTGAAGGAGCCTGAAACAAAATTGGAGCGGGAACTGGGAGGATATTTGGTGGTCATGTTGTCATTGTAACCGGAACCTGTATAGATTTCCATTAAATCGAACACGGTGAATAACAGAACAACAATACGAGAATTTATCTCGCAAATCTTACCTACTCTAGGCACATAATGCATGTGTCAACAAAGCAGACTATTTTTGGCAATAAAATAGTAAATGTATTTGAGGAAAAGAGGAAACGAACATGCAAGTGAGATGCAAGCCTTGGGATTGTAATCAAAGTAACATAAAAAGGGATAAATAATGACATGTCAAATTCAGTTGTCCACAAGCATATTATTTGAATCGTGGTGGGATTGTTAATTATCCACTGCAAATAAGAGATACGGGTTTCTGTATGATGCTAACCTCCAACCAGCATGCTTGGATCCACTAATGAAGCCTCGGAAAGAACTGACACTGGCATTCTTTGTAGTGGAAGCTGACTATTTAAAGAATTTGGGTAATTGACTGGGCCCAAAGGAAGATCGTTACGGGACGTGCTTGACTGCTTGATTTGCTTGAAGTTCAGCATGGATTTTCCATCATACTCAACCACTTGATTCCAATTATCATATGCTTTCTTAACCCAGCTGTCCACGTGTACCTACAGGTatgataatattaaaaaattgcataaatAACCAATTCAAGGGTAATCAGCCATATTTCTCTCGAAATCCAAAGTGGATAAGGTATTTGACAAGAACAAAAcacttttcaaatcaaacaTACGAAACTTGGAGAGTGCACCAACAAGATTATTTCCTGAGAAACTATCAAATGCACATAGAAAGAGAATGTACCACGAATACCAGAAAAAGACTATATCCCAAGATTTTAAAACTACTCGTACACTTCAAGGAGGCAAACTATACCAGCAAAACTGTATTCAAATCAATTTACCACATGCAAAACTAAATGGAAGGAATAATGACAAAATAGTACAATCACAACCCTACACGAATCATCATTATGCAGCATGAAGAATTTCAACCACCAAGGAACAAAATAGAAGTGAGAAATGTATTACTAAGGATATTTTAAAGGTTCAtgaatagtaaaaaaaaacatgaaacacTTATAAACCATGCAACCTCAACTCATTGAAAATTGGCAAACCTTCTGGCTGTCAGAAAGTGAATCTGCTGGATAATATAGATCATCTGTTATGAGCCCGCTCAGCTCGAAGATATTGTTAAAAACAACACCTATACTTCTTCCATCATCGGGATAGTATACATAAAGCTTTCCACTCAAGACACAAGTCTTTGCGTGCTCTTGAAGGGCATCCCACATCTTATTTGACATACCACTACCAAGTATCTGCCAACACCAGATTTTCAATCCAGCTTACAGAAAAGCAATTTCTAATAAAGCAATTAACTGCAAATACTTACATTTCTCAACTTTTGGGAGTCCCTCACCATAAGCCGAAGGAAATCCTCCACAGTAAAAATCCCCTCCTTTCTAAGCCTCTTGTGAAATGATCCGTCCTTCCCAATCTTCTCCAATCTCCATACCTCATCGTTCAAAGCAGGTGGGTAATGTTTCTTGTACACTATAAAGAGAAGAGGACACTTCCATAAATATTCAAATACAGTGAGCACACATGGCGTAGTCAAGCCAACTGTGGCctcaaaacatgaaaacatGGTTCAATGAGTGTTTGTAAAGTATGAAACGGAAAACACGCAGCTTGAATATTTTGGACTCATATCAGCAGATTCACCGAACTCCAGAAAATGGTTATAGTGATTTAGTTATTAACACTGACTTATAATACAGAccgatatatgattttgaaatGCTTCAGGTAATTCACCCCCCATATAACTTGTTTACGCTCGTTCACCTTCTCTTTCGCTGTGTGTTAATCATTacgaaatttacctttttctaACATACATATCATCTTTCTTACTATTTATTTTTCCCACATCTGTGTTTTACCATAGGTCCATATCAATGTCAACATTCAACGATACTATTGGCTGAAAACGAAATTTAAATTTCCATACATTCTCCTCGGTGATCTTTAACAGTAAACGCTTCCGTCTTTGCCTCCCGTATGCGAACGCCCTCGCAATATCCTGATGCAACCTTCAAGCCAAGTCTAAACTTCCTGCTTCTTATCCAACTGGAATTATCAGTAAATGTAAGATCTCCGAGAGTTCCGACACCTTCCTTGAGTGTGACCAGCAAATCCCCAGTCAACAGAGGTCTCTTTCCCTCACGCTCTTTCACAATATGACTTTCAAACTCTTCCTCATTCCAATCCTCATTATCTTCATTATTGAAGTCACCTTCCAGAGTAACTACGTCCAGCTTCACAGAAGATTCAGGTCCAGATGTCACAACATGGCCGGTGTTATGATCGATTAGTACAACATGGATGGTAGCACCCTGCTCGCCTTCTACTTTACCCCCTGTGAACAGCGGGAGAGAAAGCCTGGACTTAAAGTGAAGCTGTAAGTTTCTTCCATCTGGCCCTTCAATTCGTTTCGGTGATGACCTGAACTTTCAATTTCTTATGATAACTTCTAGAATAAATGAAGCGAGTGTACcgtattcaagaaaactagacGAAAAAATTACCACGTGTTCTATGTacaatttttgtttattttgatcaATAAAACGATCACCATCTATTGCTACAATGcacgtaataaaaaaaaagtgaatGAATTTTTCTAAGACGGAGAGTTAACTACATGAATAATTTCCCAATGCATATAGAGAAGGAAACTAGCAAAAGTTTGTAAAATTTCTTAATATTATCCAATTTTAAAAGTCCCTTTGCTAAGATGAAAAAAGGAAGGAAAAAAACCAATAATAAGAAAAGCCAAAATAGTCCACTAATTTCACTCAGAACTTTCCTTATAAGAAGTAAAATTTGTTCATAAAGTTACATTAGTAATTGATA comes from Primulina huaijiensis isolate GDHJ02 chromosome 17, ASM1229523v2, whole genome shotgun sequence and encodes:
- the LOC140963003 gene encoding calmodulin-binding protein 60 D-like, whose amino-acid sequence is MQTRYMERTSSMKARGKRILEGGGDDEEPEPNRKRPALASVIVEALKVDSLQKLCSSLEPILRRVVSEEIERALAKMGPARIEGRSSPKRIEGPDGRNLQLHFKSRLSLPLFTGGKVEGEQGATIHVVLIDHNTGHVVTSGPESSVKLDVVTLEGDFNNEDNEDWNEEEFESHIVKEREGKRPLLTGDLLVTLKEGVGTLGDLTFTDNSSWIRSRKFRLGLKVASGYCEGVRIREAKTEAFTVKDHRGELYKKHYPPALNDEVWRLEKIGKDGSFHKRLRKEGIFTVEDFLRLMVRDSQKLRNILGSGMSNKMWDALQEHAKTCVLSGKLYVYYPDDGRSIGVVFNNIFELSGLITDDLYYPADSLSDSQKVHVDSWVKKAYDNWNQVVEYDGKSMLNFKQIKQSSTSRNDLPLGPVNYPNSLNSQLPLQRMPVSVLSEASLVDPSMLVGGSGYNDNMTTKYPPSSRSNFVSGSFTEHNPPLNLSNQIQSTTYDIRAGLALGPPQSSFQANINPFEDWSSNREKGVDDFLSEDEIRLKSHELLENEEMQDLIRLFNMGGNASINVNEDGYSFPPYAPPSPSTSFSYSEDRTRSGSGKAFVGWLKIKAAMRWGIFIRKKAAERRAQIVELEDE